The proteins below come from a single Mya arenaria isolate MELC-2E11 chromosome 8, ASM2691426v1 genomic window:
- the LOC128242929 gene encoding palmitoyltransferase ZDHHC3-like isoform X4 yields MKHHETYGNDGEHDYMLPPQQTPQKPRKPVEDSVVTVDCGPFLRRFGLHRCIPRESSQVWFVKDICGIICVVITWMLILYAEYVVMFIMLWPSPSRGYFWGNAILFNAFTFLAIASHSKAMLTDPGAVPKGNATRENILKLGLKEGQVVFKCPKCISIKPDRAHHCSVCQRCIRKMDHHCPWVNNCIGENNQKFFVLFTLYICLISIHAVYMSIQHFITCIGKDWKGNDSGCSGVSPPATTIFLIFLVFEGLLFGIFTAIMCGSQMTAICSDETGIESLKKDQATWERRSYWLSVKAVFGHPFSWRWFSPFSQPNFVYFGSQQYCV; encoded by the exons GAAACATCATGAAACGTATGGGAATGATGGCGAACATGACTACATGTTGCCACCCCAGCAGACACCTCAAAAGCCACGTAAACCAGTTGAAGACAGCGTTGTCACGGTCGACTGCGGCCCATTTCTACGACGATTTGGTTTACATCGATGCATTCCACGCGAGAGTAGCCAAGTGTGGTTCGTGAAGGACATTTGTGGGATTATATGTGTGGTTATCACATGGATGTTGATACTTTACGCAGAATACGTTGTCATGTTCATCATGTTGTGGCCTAGCCCTAGTAGGGGATATTTCTGGGGCAACGCCATCCTCTTCAATGCCTTCACATTTCTCGCCATCGCGTCACATTCCAAAGCCATGCTCACAGATCCA GGTGCGGTTCCCAAAGGCAATGCAACGAGggagaatattttaaaactcgGGTTAAAAGAGGGTCAAGTGGTGTTTAAATGTCCGAAGTGTATAAGCATTAAGCCAGACAGGGCTCATCATTGCAG TGTTTGTCAGAGATGTATACGCAAGATGGACCATCACTGTCCTTGGGTAAACAACTGTATTGGGGAAAATAACCAGAAGTTCTTTGTACTTTTTACG TTATATATTTGCCTGATCTCCATACATGCTGTGTACATGTCCATACAACATTTCATCACGTGCATCGGCAAAGACTGGAAAGGTAACGATTCTG GTTGCTCTGGGGTGTCCCCACCAGCCACAACGATATTCCTGATATTCCTGGTGTTCGAGGGTCTACTATTCGGGATATTCACAGCCATAATGTGCGGCTCACAAATGACTGCCATCTGCTCAGATGAAACT GGAATAGAATCCCTTAAAAAGGACCAGGCAACTTGGGAGAGAAGATCCTATTGGTTGAGCGTCAAGGCCGTGTTCGGGCATCCATTCAGCTGGCGATGGTTTTCTCCATTCTCCCAACCAAACTTTGTGTATTTTGGTTCACAACAATACTGTGtatga
- the LOC128242928 gene encoding uncharacterized protein LOC128242928: MEFTIANVSLDFSNQPHRKNRQVSNERRGKLQRLPAEYKELYNNLPTSVNAECDKREYANCQLCFSNTNNQSIENNSTKDSAYGKEIIDTDYINVGMDTKTVDDCLKDKQTSIKTSQDSQATGSTVANKCIWNKEEKHTGTLVDTVINHIYENERNQDSVYENDTNGIMPKSSVKMISDETETKIDTPVYYNTPDNYDYDTPVNYDYDYVDTCKKTNINTEKAKCDGNRKVQKAKLMATDEDGYLIPTKKTAAICLKKRLVSTSSGEYENTKQDIKYLEDTHKKIKTYNCSQCSKIGKLARSVKYCTECCSHLCKSCTQDHKKSDETLNHFPIKVELFALTQKTNTLPNLRKKKIQMRQMSKDDSDIKDPEKHLPDLEHFSGYIDFDKYGKATFQPKLKTEEFQTDNYEEIVEKPATSDEIESKFRITILPSTFATKCGITRDSTLTLNNLGLHFISPSARLTTVTVIPHSLVTSFKQPDKDTLEIHVSKMFLHGEGSILLSSNGAERIRKQMENILVHMAVPGNKLHF; the protein is encoded by the exons ATGGAATTTACTATTGCCAATGTATCTTTAGACTTTTCAAATCAACCACATAGAAAGAACAGACAAGTATCTAATGAAAGAAGAGGAAAACTTCAAAGATTGCCAGCTGAATACAAGGAATTATACAATAATTTACCAACATCAGTGAACGCGGAATGTGATAAAAGGGAATATGCTAATTGTCAGCTTTGTTTTTCTAATACTAATAACCAATCTATTGAGAACAATTCAACCAAAGACAGCGCTTATGGCAAAGAAATCATTGACACAGATTACATAAATGTTGGAATGGATACAAAGACAGTTGACGATTGTCTTAAAGACAAACAAACCAGCATCAAAACTTCACAAGATAGTCAGGCTACTGGTTCCACAGTTGCAAACAAATGTATTTGGAACAAAGAGGAGAAACACACTGGCACGTTGGTGGACACAGTTATTAACCATATCTATGAAAATGAGAGAAATCAAGATAGTGTGTATGAAAATGATACAAATGGAATTATGCCCAAATCGAGTGTGAAAATGATTAGCGAtgaaactgaaacaaaaattgACACTCCTGTTTACTACAACACTCCTGACAACTATGACTATGACACTCCTGTCAACTATGACTATGACTATGTAGATACATGTAAGAAGACTAACATTAACACTGAAAAGGCTAAATGTGATGGAAATAGGAAAGTTCAAAAAGCTAAACTCATGGCAACTGATGAAGATGGTTATCTTATACCAACTAAGAAGACAGCTGCTATCTGCCTCAAAAAGAGACTAGTATCCACAAGTTCAGGAGAGTACGAGAACACAAAACAAGACATCAAATACCTTGAAGACACCCACAAGAAAATCAAGACATACAATTGTAGCCAGTGTTCAAAGATTGGAAAACTGGCAAGAAGTGTCAAGTACTGCACTGAGTGTTGTTCCCATCTTTGCAAATCATGTACACAAGACCATAAAAAGTCTGATGAAACATTGAATCACTTTCCTATCAAAGTGGAGTTGTTTgcactgacacagaaaacaaacacattgccaaatttaagaaaaaagaaaatacaaatgaGACAAATGTCAAAAGATGACTCTGACATCAAAGACCCTGAGAAACATTTACCTGATCTGGAACATTTTTCAGGATACATTGACTTTGATAAATATGGTAAAGCTACTTTCCAACCTAAATTGAAGACAGAAGAATTTCAGACTGACAACTATGAAGAAATTGTGGAAAAACCAGCAACAAGTGATGAAATTG AAAGCAAGTTCAGAATCACCATCTTGCCGTCAACATTTGCTACAAAGTGCGGGATTACACGAGACTCAACCCTTACATTGAACAATCTTGGATTACACTTTATAAGTCCTTCGGCACGGCTCACAACCGTTACAGTGATACCTCATTCCCTTGTCACCTCCTTCAAACAACCGGACAAGGACACACTCGAAATTcatgtcagtaaaatgtttttgcatggGGAAGGCAGCATTCTACTCAGTTCCAATGGGGCTGAACGTATTAGAAAACAGATGGAGAACATATTAGTACACATGGCAGTACCAGGAAATAAGCTGCATTTCTGA
- the LOC128242929 gene encoding palmitoyltransferase ZDHHC3-like isoform X3, giving the protein MSVLQQQGYVIEKHHETYGNDGEHDYMLPPQQTPQKPRKPVEDSVVTVDCGPFLRRFGLHRCIPRESSQVWFVKDICGIICVVITWMLILYAEYVVMFIMLWPSPSRGYFWGNAILFNAFTFLAIASHSKAMLTDPGAVPKGNATRENILKLGLKEGQVVFKCPKCISIKPDRAHHCSVCQRCIRKMDHHCPWVNNCIGENNQKFFVLFTLYICLISIHAVYMSIQHFITCIGKDWKGNDSGCSGVSPPATTIFLIFLVFEGLLFGIFTAIMCGSQMTAICSDETGIESLKKDQATWERRSYWLSVKAVFGHPFSWRWFSPFSQPNFVYFGSQQYCV; this is encoded by the exons GAAACATCATGAAACGTATGGGAATGATGGCGAACATGACTACATGTTGCCACCCCAGCAGACACCTCAAAAGCCACGTAAACCAGTTGAAGACAGCGTTGTCACGGTCGACTGCGGCCCATTTCTACGACGATTTGGTTTACATCGATGCATTCCACGCGAGAGTAGCCAAGTGTGGTTCGTGAAGGACATTTGTGGGATTATATGTGTGGTTATCACATGGATGTTGATACTTTACGCAGAATACGTTGTCATGTTCATCATGTTGTGGCCTAGCCCTAGTAGGGGATATTTCTGGGGCAACGCCATCCTCTTCAATGCCTTCACATTTCTCGCCATCGCGTCACATTCCAAAGCCATGCTCACAGATCCA GGTGCGGTTCCCAAAGGCAATGCAACGAGggagaatattttaaaactcgGGTTAAAAGAGGGTCAAGTGGTGTTTAAATGTCCGAAGTGTATAAGCATTAAGCCAGACAGGGCTCATCATTGCAG TGTTTGTCAGAGATGTATACGCAAGATGGACCATCACTGTCCTTGGGTAAACAACTGTATTGGGGAAAATAACCAGAAGTTCTTTGTACTTTTTACG TTATATATTTGCCTGATCTCCATACATGCTGTGTACATGTCCATACAACATTTCATCACGTGCATCGGCAAAGACTGGAAAGGTAACGATTCTG GTTGCTCTGGGGTGTCCCCACCAGCCACAACGATATTCCTGATATTCCTGGTGTTCGAGGGTCTACTATTCGGGATATTCACAGCCATAATGTGCGGCTCACAAATGACTGCCATCTGCTCAGATGAAACT GGAATAGAATCCCTTAAAAAGGACCAGGCAACTTGGGAGAGAAGATCCTATTGGTTGAGCGTCAAGGCCGTGTTCGGGCATCCATTCAGCTGGCGATGGTTTTCTCCATTCTCCCAACCAAACTTTGTGTATTTTGGTTCACAACAATACTGTGtatga
- the LOC128242929 gene encoding palmitoyltransferase ZDHHC3-like isoform X5 — MLPPQQTPQKPRKPVEDSVVTVDCGPFLRRFGLHRCIPRESSQVWFVKDICGIICVVITWMLILYAEYVVMFIMLWPSPSRGYFWGNAILFNAFTFLAIASHSKAMLTDPGAVPKGNATRENILKLGLKEGQVVFKCPKCISIKPDRAHHCSVCQRCIRKMDHHCPWVNNCIGENNQKFFVLFTLYICLISIHAVYMSIQHFITCIGKDWKGNDSGCSGVSPPATTIFLIFLVFEGLLFGIFTAIMCGSQMTAICSDETGIESLKKDQATWERRSYWLSVKAVFGHPFSWRWFSPFSQPNFVYFGSQQYCV; from the exons ATGTTGCCACCCCAGCAGACACCTCAAAAGCCACGTAAACCAGTTGAAGACAGCGTTGTCACGGTCGACTGCGGCCCATTTCTACGACGATTTGGTTTACATCGATGCATTCCACGCGAGAGTAGCCAAGTGTGGTTCGTGAAGGACATTTGTGGGATTATATGTGTGGTTATCACATGGATGTTGATACTTTACGCAGAATACGTTGTCATGTTCATCATGTTGTGGCCTAGCCCTAGTAGGGGATATTTCTGGGGCAACGCCATCCTCTTCAATGCCTTCACATTTCTCGCCATCGCGTCACATTCCAAAGCCATGCTCACAGATCCA GGTGCGGTTCCCAAAGGCAATGCAACGAGggagaatattttaaaactcgGGTTAAAAGAGGGTCAAGTGGTGTTTAAATGTCCGAAGTGTATAAGCATTAAGCCAGACAGGGCTCATCATTGCAG TGTTTGTCAGAGATGTATACGCAAGATGGACCATCACTGTCCTTGGGTAAACAACTGTATTGGGGAAAATAACCAGAAGTTCTTTGTACTTTTTACG TTATATATTTGCCTGATCTCCATACATGCTGTGTACATGTCCATACAACATTTCATCACGTGCATCGGCAAAGACTGGAAAGGTAACGATTCTG GTTGCTCTGGGGTGTCCCCACCAGCCACAACGATATTCCTGATATTCCTGGTGTTCGAGGGTCTACTATTCGGGATATTCACAGCCATAATGTGCGGCTCACAAATGACTGCCATCTGCTCAGATGAAACT GGAATAGAATCCCTTAAAAAGGACCAGGCAACTTGGGAGAGAAGATCCTATTGGTTGAGCGTCAAGGCCGTGTTCGGGCATCCATTCAGCTGGCGATGGTTTTCTCCATTCTCCCAACCAAACTTTGTGTATTTTGGTTCACAACAATACTGTGtatga
- the LOC128242929 gene encoding palmitoyltransferase ZDHHC3-like isoform X2, with protein MHGLYLAQKRREKMNAEEKALESRKHHETYGNDGEHDYMLPPQQTPQKPRKPVEDSVVTVDCGPFLRRFGLHRCIPRESSQVWFVKDICGIICVVITWMLILYAEYVVMFIMLWPSPSRGYFWGNAILFNAFTFLAIASHSKAMLTDPGAVPKGNATRENILKLGLKEGQVVFKCPKCISIKPDRAHHCSVCQRCIRKMDHHCPWVNNCIGENNQKFFVLFTLYICLISIHAVYMSIQHFITCIGKDWKGNDSGCSGVSPPATTIFLIFLVFEGLLFGIFTAIMCGSQMTAICSDETGIESLKKDQATWERRSYWLSVKAVFGHPFSWRWFSPFSQPNFVYFGSQQYCV; from the exons GAAACATCATGAAACGTATGGGAATGATGGCGAACATGACTACATGTTGCCACCCCAGCAGACACCTCAAAAGCCACGTAAACCAGTTGAAGACAGCGTTGTCACGGTCGACTGCGGCCCATTTCTACGACGATTTGGTTTACATCGATGCATTCCACGCGAGAGTAGCCAAGTGTGGTTCGTGAAGGACATTTGTGGGATTATATGTGTGGTTATCACATGGATGTTGATACTTTACGCAGAATACGTTGTCATGTTCATCATGTTGTGGCCTAGCCCTAGTAGGGGATATTTCTGGGGCAACGCCATCCTCTTCAATGCCTTCACATTTCTCGCCATCGCGTCACATTCCAAAGCCATGCTCACAGATCCA GGTGCGGTTCCCAAAGGCAATGCAACGAGggagaatattttaaaactcgGGTTAAAAGAGGGTCAAGTGGTGTTTAAATGTCCGAAGTGTATAAGCATTAAGCCAGACAGGGCTCATCATTGCAG TGTTTGTCAGAGATGTATACGCAAGATGGACCATCACTGTCCTTGGGTAAACAACTGTATTGGGGAAAATAACCAGAAGTTCTTTGTACTTTTTACG TTATATATTTGCCTGATCTCCATACATGCTGTGTACATGTCCATACAACATTTCATCACGTGCATCGGCAAAGACTGGAAAGGTAACGATTCTG GTTGCTCTGGGGTGTCCCCACCAGCCACAACGATATTCCTGATATTCCTGGTGTTCGAGGGTCTACTATTCGGGATATTCACAGCCATAATGTGCGGCTCACAAATGACTGCCATCTGCTCAGATGAAACT GGAATAGAATCCCTTAAAAAGGACCAGGCAACTTGGGAGAGAAGATCCTATTGGTTGAGCGTCAAGGCCGTGTTCGGGCATCCATTCAGCTGGCGATGGTTTTCTCCATTCTCCCAACCAAACTTTGTGTATTTTGGTTCACAACAATACTGTGtatga